From Rickettsia endosymbiont of Ceutorhynchus obstrictus, a single genomic window includes:
- a CDS encoding portal protein: MRDELSNKIEYFETLKTKREKWNAVWDELKKYVCPQTTGNKEIFDSTSIWSREQLASGLQSLMVNRAIKWFNINLLEQEGSEDEQPLNELPEVKLWLETIENTILNIFNNPGSNFYNQIHEFFLNLAAFGTSIFYVEEEPDLRSGLFFRNISLKECYFEEDKYGFVNSMYRLFTVNVKTAANKWSDFAPFKEKLLKDPDEQIEILHIVAPANEKSKTNRKTNQHGYSSEYIYLAEQKIISESGYSYFPFFVTRWIKEEGEVYGYAPAHHVLPDIKLLNSFRKTGIQVVQKQEQPSWLIPKDGYHLPLRDTPGASNFFRNGTLDKISPLNRVENPMCTELQQDKCRDAIFKASYIDIFRMQKENKEMTATEVQIRNEEQMRMMSPMVGRIETEFLNPLIRAIYGILAKYNKLPILEGINALPDIEVSYVSPLTRAQKSSAVNSIEQVIGFFQRSGISNFCPEIYDNINWDLCFKLLAEHRGIPQSILRPDKEVMQIRQQRKMAQVQQMQAQQSQLPIQ; the protein is encoded by the coding sequence ATGCGTGATGAATTAAGTAATAAAATAGAATATTTTGAGACGCTAAAGACCAAACGAGAGAAATGGAACGCCGTGTGGGACGAATTAAAAAAATATGTCTGTCCGCAAACCACCGGCAATAAGGAAATATTTGATTCAACCTCTATTTGGTCAAGGGAGCAATTAGCTTCAGGCTTGCAAAGTTTAATGGTTAATCGAGCTATTAAATGGTTTAATATTAATTTGTTAGAGCAAGAAGGTAGCGAGGATGAACAACCATTAAACGAGCTACCGGAAGTTAAATTATGGTTGGAGACGATAGAAAACACTATCTTAAATATTTTTAATAATCCGGGATCGAATTTTTATAATCAAATACACGAGTTTTTTTTAAATCTTGCTGCATTTGGCACTAGTATATTTTATGTCGAAGAAGAGCCGGATTTGCGGTCAGGGCTGTTTTTTCGCAATATTAGTCTAAAAGAATGTTATTTTGAAGAAGATAAATACGGCTTTGTTAATTCGATGTATCGACTTTTTACGGTGAACGTCAAGACGGCGGCAAACAAATGGTCTGACTTTGCGCCGTTTAAAGAGAAGCTACTAAAAGACCCCGATGAACAAATAGAGATATTACATATCGTAGCTCCTGCCAATGAAAAGAGCAAAACTAATCGTAAAACCAATCAGCACGGCTATAGCTCGGAATATATTTATTTAGCTGAGCAAAAAATTATCTCCGAGTCCGGTTATTCCTACTTTCCGTTTTTCGTCACCAGGTGGATTAAGGAGGAAGGTGAAGTATACGGCTATGCGCCTGCTCATCACGTTTTACCGGATATTAAGCTGTTAAATTCCTTTAGAAAAACCGGCATACAAGTTGTACAAAAACAGGAGCAACCTTCTTGGTTAATACCGAAGGACGGCTATCACTTGCCGCTTCGTGATACGCCGGGAGCGAGTAATTTTTTTCGCAACGGCACGCTTGACAAGATAAGCCCGCTAAATAGAGTGGAAAATCCTATGTGTACGGAGCTGCAACAAGATAAATGCCGAGATGCGATATTTAAGGCTTCTTATATTGATATATTTCGCATGCAGAAAGAAAATAAAGAAATGACGGCAACCGAGGTGCAAATAAGAAATGAGGAGCAAATGCGGATGATGTCGCCGATGGTCGGCAGAATTGAAACGGAGTTTTTAAATCCGCTAATTAGAGCTATTTACGGAATCTTAGCCAAGTATAACAAATTACCGATATTAGAAGGAATAAATGCTCTACCCGACATTGAAGTTAGTTATGTCTCACCTTTAACCAGAGCGCAAAAATCATCGGCAGTTAATAGTATTGAGCAAGTAATAGGATTCTTCCAACGTAGCGGTATTAGTAATTTCTGCCCGGAGATTTACGACAATATCAACTGGGATTTATGTTTTAAACTACTTGCCGAACATAGAGGGATACCGCAATCGATCCTTAGACCCGACAAAGAAGTAATGCAAATCAGACAGCAACGGAAAATGGCTCAGGTACAGCAAATGCAAGCTCAGCAATCGCAATTACCGATACAATAA
- a CDS encoding PD-(D/E)XK nuclease family transposase: MSNIVSFDYAIKNLLRNKGDYDIVEGFISIILKDAGYSAVKITAVLESESNKEKETLKSSVADVVVEDEQGHKYIVEIDRSHTNLFLNKACFNSSRLIVDSISKSEDYSTIKKVFHINLLYFPFANMKVPLYHGKTVFREVDHKHPMHLHLADMGGRIFDNYNLFPEYFVISVPLFDDVVKDEMDEWLYMAKHSEVREDFKSPYMKKIAEKLSILKMTPKELKAYRDYMNKTLKERDYIVSAEEKGREEGREKGIEEVARNLLVDGVNVNTISKATGLSIEEIEKLRNEKPE; this comes from the coding sequence ATGAGTAATATAGTCAGTTTTGATTACGCTATTAAAAATTTATTAAGAAATAAAGGCGATTATGACATAGTTGAGGGGTTTATTTCGATTATTCTTAAAGATGCAGGATATAGTGCAGTAAAAATAACAGCAGTACTTGAAAGTGAAAGTAATAAGGAAAAAGAAACATTAAAGTCTAGTGTAGCAGACGTCGTAGTTGAAGACGAACAAGGACATAAATATATAGTGGAAATAGATCGCTCACATACTAATCTTTTCCTTAATAAAGCTTGTTTTAACAGCAGCCGTTTAATCGTCGATAGTATTTCTAAAAGCGAGGACTACTCTACTATCAAAAAAGTATTCCATATTAATTTATTATATTTTCCGTTTGCCAATATGAAAGTACCGTTATATCACGGAAAAACTGTTTTTAGAGAGGTTGACCACAAACATCCTATGCACTTGCACTTAGCCGACATGGGCGGCAGAATATTTGACAATTATAATTTGTTTCCGGAGTATTTTGTAATATCTGTACCTTTATTTGATGATGTTGTAAAAGATGAAATGGATGAATGGCTATATATGGCAAAACATTCAGAAGTAAGAGAAGATTTTAAATCACCTTACATGAAGAAAATAGCCGAGAAGCTTAGCATACTTAAGATGACTCCTAAAGAATTAAAAGCTTATCGAGACTATATGAACAAAACCTTAAAGGAGCGTGATTATATTGTTTCTGCTGAAGAAAAAGGCAGAGAAGAAGGCAGAGAAAAAGGCATCGAAGAAGTAGCCAGAAACTTGTTAGTGGATGGAGTAAATGTAAACACGATTTCAAAAGCAACCGGTTTATCTATAGAAGAGATCGAGAAATTAAGGAACGAAAAGCCTGAATAG
- a CDS encoding phage capsid protein, with product MEQITDGLKEQFARNIGLVIQQEGSKLRKFVTNETQETEVIQFETMHTHEALPRHRTAAGYHEPGDGNENKLEKLTEFKTPRITRRQATAQAYYWTAAMDRNDKLNLLSDPTSKFPKLAGWAIGRKQDQIIINSFASPVNGGRTGQNIIYFDVANNVIPVGVKLVDTTLALHANSLAGVHNGQQGANAKEAMRTGGLTVEKLLKTQQLLKKHSFGADEKYYLVCSSHQIGNLLRDSQVTSYDYNSVKALVSGEINSFVGFNFIITEMLGGIRGTTNSIRDCYAFTESSIRFGSVTGSVERQIDRLVQYHYAPSLYYSESFGATRTEEGQIVCIKCLEPADVAGHTGEHWQAAADDAHFNGAVHASIVPRQMIGAQCRNVDNTANIVVDALEPLLLK from the coding sequence ATGGAACAAATTACCGATGGTCTAAAAGAGCAATTCGCTCGCAATATCGGACTCGTTATTCAACAAGAAGGCTCAAAACTCCGTAAGTTCGTTACAAATGAAACTCAAGAGACGGAAGTCATCCAATTTGAAACGATGCACACTCACGAAGCTTTGCCGAGACATAGAACGGCAGCAGGCTATCATGAACCCGGTGACGGTAATGAGAATAAACTTGAAAAATTAACCGAATTTAAAACTCCAAGAATTACTAGACGCCAAGCAACAGCGCAAGCCTATTATTGGACGGCTGCCATGGATAGAAACGATAAGCTTAATCTGCTTAGCGATCCGACCAGTAAATTCCCAAAACTTGCAGGCTGGGCAATAGGTAGGAAACAAGATCAAATTATTATCAATAGCTTTGCCTCGCCTGTTAACGGCGGTAGAACGGGGCAAAATATTATTTACTTTGACGTAGCAAATAACGTTATTCCGGTCGGTGTTAAGCTGGTTGATACGACGCTTGCACTGCATGCAAATAGCTTAGCAGGGGTTCATAACGGGCAGCAAGGAGCAAACGCCAAGGAAGCAATGCGAACCGGCGGATTAACAGTCGAGAAACTACTTAAAACTCAACAATTACTTAAAAAACACAGTTTCGGTGCAGATGAAAAATATTATTTAGTTTGCTCCTCTCATCAAATCGGCAATTTACTCCGAGATAGCCAAGTAACAAGCTACGATTATAACAGCGTTAAAGCCTTAGTAAGCGGGGAAATAAACTCATTTGTCGGCTTTAATTTTATCATTACCGAGATGCTAGGAGGCATAAGAGGTACGACCAACTCCATAAGAGATTGTTATGCCTTTACGGAAAGTTCTATAAGATTCGGTAGTGTTACCGGTTCAGTTGAGCGGCAAATAGATAGGTTAGTGCAATATCACTATGCACCGAGTTTATACTATTCCGAAAGCTTTGGGGCTACTCGTACGGAAGAGGGACAAATAGTTTGCATTAAATGCTTAGAGCCGGCTGATGTTGCAGGACATACGGGAGAACATTGGCAGGCAGCAGCAGATGATGCGCATTTTAACGGTGCAGTGCATGCAAGTATCGTCCCACGGCAGATGATTGGAGCGCAATGTCGTAATGTCGATAATACGGCAAATATTGTAGTTGATGCATTGGAGCCGTTATTATTAAAGTAA
- a CDS encoding type II toxin-antitoxin system RelE/ParE family toxin yields the protein MKKWTIEFINKVAEKEVKKLTYDLQADFLYVCELLIEFSPHNVGMPHTRNIEGKFWELRLRGKDNIARSIYYLAIDKKIVILHTFIKKTEKTPKAAILIAKTRLKEGCYEKL from the coding sequence ATGAAAAAATGGACTATAGAATTTATAAATAAAGTTGCAGAAAAAGAAGTAAAGAAGCTTACTTACGATCTGCAAGCCGATTTTTTATATGTATGCGAATTGCTTATTGAATTTAGCCCACATAATGTAGGGATGCCACATACAAGAAATATAGAAGGCAAATTTTGGGAATTAAGGTTACGTGGTAAAGATAATATAGCAAGATCAATATATTATTTAGCTATAGATAAGAAAATAGTTATATTGCACACATTTATCAAAAAAACGGAAAAAACCCCTAAAGCTGCCATTTTAATAGCTAAAACTAGATTAAAGGAAGGTTGTTATGAAAAACTTTGA